From one Culex quinquefasciatus strain JHB chromosome 3, VPISU_Cqui_1.0_pri_paternal, whole genome shotgun sequence genomic stretch:
- the LOC6045535 gene encoding mucin-5AC isoform X1, translated as MNRTRSVESAEDSPVEMTVETVSPTASDVGSMSDSPAKAAPQKKKKRGLSFKKIRNNAQRLIPGRKKENSKEKVEGGGGEEVPEGVPPLESPPPTPVLKEMKSTESLPAIKEEAKEVLQTTKSIDEIPKVKKTRKPSRAASFVKKLAGRKAKVAPNPPKGEDEASASTTETPLSIKRRTPEGANLSVSETSLYEGDKPIDSFKIEQLESEPKVVRTISPKKTEMKITLINNASTAEGTSSSSAATARASGSGGGVQLQTASASLGSSSLSSSSTTTSSTSSPTSGADKAKPGSVASVGEPKSDALLGSSAPPSAIDSKPIKSAITTAIDQELTISALLAGDYNRFSIDKVDEETPASPREKFFQPLINAVSTDQDQDNAAETLEVNDNVAIVTPPTTPTSEDPAPSNAGKLKNIFMKKDAQKKAKSAAAKAAAAAAAAAAATASEGSSSSTTANDPKPATVRTQEAAKPYQLAGNNIKNPNLPGFKSLEPPGGETIVFNIGSTVRPDRTGSAKKPVTTTTANLLPPSLEGGAALSGNFNQSKSLEEYGSIEGGGPDSSPLSSESSRRRIAYVAQPTDFTPEEEELVSGRPSLLSSSAGGGAGSSSLEESADFLETSGSKMSPHGDLLLEKGGEQLSNMSAAPTEKREHLYKILVIGELGTGKTSFIKRYVHQFFSQNYRATIGVDFALKVLNWDQNTIIRLQLWDIAGQERFGNMTRVYYKEAVGAFIVFDVTRSATFDAVIKWKQDLDSKVQLPDGKPIPCILLANKSDQQKQGIVTTPAKLDEYVKEHGFAGWFETSAKENVNIEEAAKSLVNKILTNDKQINAGELMDTDRFALAGGKTDPTQKKSCAC; from the exons ATGAACAGGACCAGGTCCGTCGAATCCGCCGAGGATAGTCCGGTCGAGATGACGGTGGAGACGGTTTCGCCGACGGCGTCCGATGTCGGCTCGATGTCGGACTCGCCGGCGAAGGCGGCAccgcagaagaagaagaagcgtgGGCTGTCGTTCAAGAAGATCCGGAACAATGCCCAGCGGTTGATTCCTGGGCGGAAGAAGGAGAACAGCAAGGAGAAGGTTGAGGGTGGTGGGGGTGAGGAGGTTCCCGAGGGAGTCCCACCTTTGGAGTCACCCCCACCGACGCCGGTGTTGAAGGAGATGAAGTCCACGGAGAGTCTGCCGGCGATTAAGGAGGAAGCCAAGGAGGTTCTACAGACCACCAAGTCGATCGACGAGATCCCAAAGGTCAAGAAGACCCGCAAACCGAGTCGCGCTGCAAGTTTCGTTAAGAAGCTGGCAGGTCGTAAGGCTAAGGTGGCCCCGAATCCACCAAAGGGGGAGGACGAGGCGTCCGCGTCTACGACAGAGACTCCGCTCAGTATCAAGCGACGTACGCCGGAAGGGGCCAACTTGAGCGTTTCGGAGACCAGTCTGTACGAGGGGGACAAACCGATTGATAGCTTCAAGATCGAACAGCTCGAAAGTGAACCCAAAGTTGTGCGAACCATTTCACCCAAAAAGACCGAAATGAAAATTACCCTGATTAACAACGCCAGCACCGCCGAGGGaacctcgtcgtcgtcggccgCAACTGCTAGGGCTTCCGGCAGCGGCGGCGGTGTCCAGTTACAAACCGCATCGGCTTCGCTCGGTTCTTCGTcgctgtcgtcgtcgtcgacaacGACCTCCTCGACTTCATCGCCGACCAGCGGTGCTGATAAAGCCAAACCCGGCTCAGTCGCAAGTGTTGGTGAGCCCAAGTCGGACGCACTTCTCGGTAGTTCTGCTCCTCCTTCAGCGATCGATTCTAAGCCAATTAAGTCAGCGATTACCACGGCCATCGACCAGGAGTTGACCATCAGCGCGCTCCTAGCCGGCGATTACAACCGCTTCTCCATTGACAAAGTCGACGAGGAAACGCCCGCATCGCCGCGGGAAAAGTTCTTCCAACCGTTGATCAACGCCGTAAGCACGGATCAGGACCAGGACAACGCCGCCGAGACGCTCGAGGTCAATGACAACGTGGCCATCGTCACCCCGCCAACAACGCCAACCTCAGAAGACCCTGCACCGTCCAACGCCGGaaaactgaaaaacatttttatgaagaaGGACGCACAGAAAAAGGCCAAATCTGCCGCTGCCAAGgctgctgccgccgccgccgctgcaGCTGCTGCCACCGCTTCGGAAGGTTCCTCCTCCTCAACCACCGCCAACGACCCCAAACCGGCCACCGTTCGCACCCAGGAGGCGGCCAAACCGTACCAACTAGCCGGGAACAACATCAAAAACCCCAACCTGCCCGGCTTCAAGTCCCTCGAACCTCCCGGTGGCGAAACCATCGTGTTCAACATCGGTTCCACCGTCCGGCCGGATCGTACCGGGAGTGCCAAGAAGCccgtcaccaccaccaccgcgaACCTACTTCCTCCCTCGCTCGAGGGTGGTGCCGCCCTGTCCGGCAACTTCAACCAGTCCAAATCCCTCGAAGAGTACGGTTCCATCGAGGGCGGTGGTCCGGACAGCAGTCCCCTGAGCAGTGAAAGTTCACGCCGAAGGATTGCGTACGTGGCGCAACCGACGGACTTTACCCCGGAGGAAGAGGAGCTGGTTTCGGGGCGGCCCTCGTTGTTGAGCAGCAGTGCCGGTGGAGGGGCGGGAAGTTCCAGCCTGGAGGAGTCGGCCGATTTTCTGGAGACCAGCGGCAGCAAGATGTCGCCGCACGGGGATTTGCTGCTGGAGAAGGGAGGGGAGCAGCTG TCCAACATGTCCGCGGCGCCGACGGAGAAGCGCGAGCACCTGTACAAAATCCTGGTGATCGGCGAGCTCGGCACCGGTAAGACGTCCTTCATCAAGCGGTACGTGCACCAGTTTTTCAGCCAGAACTACCGGGCCACGATCGGGGTGGACTTTGCGCTCAAAGTGCTCAACTGGGACCAGAACACGATCATCCGGCTGCAGCTGTGGGACATTGCCG GTCAGGAGCGGTTCGGTAACATGACCCGGGTGTACTACAAAGAGGCGGTCGGGGCGTTCATCGTGTTTGACGTGACCCGGAGTGCCACCTTCGACGCGGTCATCAAGTGGAAGCAGGATCTCGACTCGAAAGTGCAACTTCCGGACGGGAAGCCGATTCCGTGCATATTGTTGGCAAATAAG AGCGATCAACAGAAGCAAGGTATTGTCACGACGCCGGCCAAGCTGGACGAGTACGTGAAGGAGCACGGGTTCGCCGGCTGGTTCGAAACGTCCGCCAAGGAGAACGTTAACATTGAGGAAGCTGCCAAATCTTTAGTCAATAAG ATCCTGACCAATGACAAGCAGATCAACGCGGGGGAGTTGATGGACACGGACCGGTTCGCCCTGGCTGGCGGAAAGACGGACCCGACGCAGAAGAAATCCTGTGCCTGCTGA
- the LOC6045535 gene encoding ras-related protein Rab-32 isoform X4, which translates to MSAAPTEKREHLYKILVIGELGTGKTSFIKRYVHQFFSQNYRATIGVDFALKVLNWDQNTIIRLQLWDIAGQERFGNMTRVYYKEAVGAFIVFDVTRSATFDAVIKWKQDLDSKVQLPDGKPIPCILLANKSDQQKQGIVTTPAKLDEYVKEHGFAGWFETSAKENVNIEEAAKSLVNKILTNDKQINAGELMDTDRFALAGGKTDPTQKKSCAC; encoded by the exons ATGTCCGCGGCGCCGACGGAGAAGCGCGAGCACCTGTACAAAATCCTGGTGATCGGCGAGCTCGGCACCGGTAAGACGTCCTTCATCAAGCGGTACGTGCACCAGTTTTTCAGCCAGAACTACCGGGCCACGATCGGGGTGGACTTTGCGCTCAAAGTGCTCAACTGGGACCAGAACACGATCATCCGGCTGCAGCTGTGGGACATTGCCG GTCAGGAGCGGTTCGGTAACATGACCCGGGTGTACTACAAAGAGGCGGTCGGGGCGTTCATCGTGTTTGACGTGACCCGGAGTGCCACCTTCGACGCGGTCATCAAGTGGAAGCAGGATCTCGACTCGAAAGTGCAACTTCCGGACGGGAAGCCGATTCCGTGCATATTGTTGGCAAATAAG AGCGATCAACAGAAGCAAGGTATTGTCACGACGCCGGCCAAGCTGGACGAGTACGTGAAGGAGCACGGGTTCGCCGGCTGGTTCGAAACGTCCGCCAAGGAGAACGTTAACATTGAGGAAGCTGCCAAATCTTTAGTCAATAAG ATCCTGACCAATGACAAGCAGATCAACGCGGGGGAGTTGATGGACACGGACCGGTTCGCCCTGGCTGGCGGAAAGACGGACCCGACGCAGAAGAAATCCTGTGCCTGCTGA